In one window of Henckelia pumila isolate YLH828 chromosome 1, ASM3356847v2, whole genome shotgun sequence DNA:
- the LOC140883105 gene encoding probable sucrose-phosphate synthase 2, with protein sequence MAGNEWINGYLEAILDSGASAIEENKPPAPVNLRERSDFNPTKYFVEEVVTGVDETDLHRAWIKVVATRNTRERSSRLENMCWRIWHLARKKKQLEMEDLQRVANWRREREQGRKDVTEDMSEDLSEGEKGDALGEPVILDSPRKKFQRNFSNIEVWSDSNKEKKLYIVLISLHGLVRGENMELGRDSDTGGQIKYVVELARALAKMPGVYRVDLFTRQICSSDVDWSYGEPTEMLTTGAEDADNIDLGESGGAYIVRIPFGPRDKYLRKELLWPHIQEFVDGALAHIVNMSKALGEQIGAGQPVWPYVIHGHYADAGDTAALLSGALNVPMVLTGHSLGRNKLEQLLKQGRQSKEDINSTYRIMRRIEAEELSLDAAELVITSTKQEIEEQWGLYDGFDVKLEKVLRARTRRGVNCHGRFMPRMAVIPPGMDFSSVVVQEDAAEADGDLASLTNIEGSSPKAIPSIWVEVMRFLTNPHKPMILALSRPDPKKNITTLLKAFGECRPLRELANLTLIMGNRDDIDEMSGGNASVLTTVLKLIDKYDLYGQVAFPKHHKQSDVPEIYRLAAKTKGVFINPAFIEPFGLTLIEAAAHGLPLVATKNGGPVDIHRALNNGLLVDPHDQQSIADALLKLVSEKNLWHECRKNGWKNIHLFSWPEHCRTYLTRIAACRMRHPQWQTDTPADELAAEESLNDSLKDVQDMSLRLSIDGEKTSLNESHDITAAGNDPELQDQVKRVLSKMRRPESVAKDSDFDKKVTDLPSKYPMLRRRRKLVVIALDCYDSKGFPDKKMIHIMQEIFKANKLDPHNAKMTGFALSTAMPIFELTEFFKSASIKINDFDALICGSGSEVYYPGTYTEDNGKLYPDPDYASHIDYRWGSDGLKKTIWKLMNSSEDANSGPSSIAIEHDAKSSNPHCLSYLIKDPSLAKKVDDMRQKLRMRGLRCHLMYCRNSTRMQVVPLLASRSQALRYLFVRWRLNVANMFVILGETGDTDYEELIAGTHKTMIMKGAVEKGSEELLRSAGGYLRDDIVPVDSPLIAYVSGGAKAEELAKALTSNSKAGGM encoded by the exons ATGGCAGGGAACGAGTGGATTAATGGGTACCTGGAGGCGATATTGGATAGTGGGGCGTCCGCCATTGAAGAGAATAAGCCTCCAGCTCCGGTGAACTTGAGGGAAAGGAGTGATTTCAACCCGACAAAATATTTTGTGGAGGAGGTGGTGACAGGGGTTGATGAAACTGATCTCCATCGGGCATGGATCAAAGTGGTGGCCACCAGGAATACCAGGGAGAGGAGTTCTAGGCTTGAGAATATGTGCTGGCGGATTTGGCATCTCGCACGCAAAAAGAAACAG TTGGAAATGGAGGACTTGCAACGGGTGGCGAACTGGAGACGGGAACGAGAGCAAGGTCGCAAGGATGTGACAGAGGACATGTCCGAGGATTTGTCTGAAGGAGAGAAAGGAGATGCCTTGGGGGAGCCAGTTATATTAGACAGCCCTCGGAAAAAGTTCCAGAGAAACTTTTCCAACATAGAAGTTTGGTCGGACAGTAACAAGGAAAAAAAGCTTTATATTGTTCTCATCAG TTTGCATGGTCTAGTCCGTGGTGAAAATATGGAGCTTGGTCGCGATTCTGATACTGGTGGGCAG ATAAAATACGTCGTTGAACTTGCTCGGGCGCTCGCCAAAATGCCAGGTGTATATAGGGTGGATCTTTTCACCAGGCAAATATGCTCATCTGATGTTGATTGGAGTTATGGAGAGCCAACAGAGATGCTTACAACTGGTGCAGAGGATGCTGATAACATCGACTTAGGAGAAAGTGGTGGTGCCTATATCGTAAGAATACCCTTCGGTCCCCGTGACAAGTATCTACGAAAGGAATTACTGTGGCCTCACATTCAAGAATTTGTCGATGGAGCTTTGGCACATATTGTCAATATGTCAAAGGCTTTGGGGGAACAAATAGGTGCGGGACAACCTGTTTGGCCTTACGTAATTCATGGTCATTATGCCGATGCGGGGGATACTGCCGCCCTTCTTTCTGGTGCATTAAATGTTCCGATGGTTTTGACGGGTCACTCGCTGGGTAGAAACAAACTAGAACAGCTTCTCAAGCAGGGAAGGCAATCTAAAGAGGATATTAATTCGACATACAGGATTATGAGAAGGATAGAGGCCGAAGAGCTTTCATTAGATGCAGCAGAGCTTGTTATCACAAGTACTAAGCAGGAGATTGAAGAACAATGGGGACTATACGATGGCTTTGATGTGAAGTTGGAGAAAGTTCTGAGGGCTCGTACTAGACGTGGAGTCAATTGTCATGGTCGTTTCATGCCTAGGATGGCC GTTATTCCTCCTGGGATGGACTTTAGCAGTGTTGTGGTTCAAGAAGACGCTGCTGAAGCTGATGGTGACCTGGCATCATTAACCAATATAGAGGGCTCATCACCTAAAGCAATCCCTTCTATATGGGTAGAA GTGATGCGTTTTTTGACAAATCCTCACAAGCCAATGATCCTAGCGTTGTCAAGACCTGATCCAAAAAAGAATATAACCACTCTCTTGAAAGCGTTTGGAGAATGCCGCCCATTGCGAGAGCTTGCTAATCTT ACTCTTATAATGGGAAATAGAGACGATATAGATGAGATGAGTGGGGGAAATGCTAGTGTTCTTACCACGGTACTGAAGTTGATTGACAAGTATGACCTATATGGGCAAGTGGCTTTTCCTAAACATCACAAGCAAAGTGATGTTCCAGAAATATACCGTCTAGCTGCAAAAACCAAG GGAGTTTTCATAAATCCAGCATTTATTGAGCCATTTGGACTTACATTAATTGAG GCTGCTGCGCATGGACTCCCACTGGTGGCGACTAAGAATGGTGGTCCAGTTGATATTCATCGG GCCCTTAACAATGGTCTGCTCGTGGATCCTCATGATCAGCAATCAATTGCTGATGCTCTACTCAAGTTAGTTTCGGAGAAGAACTTGTGGCACGAATGTAGAAAAAATGGCTGGAAGAATATACATCTCTTTTCGTGGCCCGAACATTGTCGAACTTACCTGACCAGGATAGCAGCATGTCGTATGAGGCATCCACAATGGCAAACCGACACTCCTGCAGATGAACTGGCAGCAGAGGAGTCACTGAATGATTCACTGAAGGACGTACAAGATATGTCATTAAGGCTCTCAATTGACGGTGAAAAAACATCATTAAATGAATCACATGATATAACTGCTGCTGGCAATGACCCCGAGCTGCAAGACCAAGTCAAACGAGTCTTAAGTAAAATGAGAAGGCCAGAATCTGTAGCAAAAGATTCTGATTTTGACAAAAAAGTGACAGATTTGCCAAGCAAGTATCCAATGTTGAGGCGGCGTCGTAAATTAGTTGTTATAGCACTTGATTGCTATGACAGCAAAGGATTTCCGGATAAGAAAATGATCCATATAATGCAAGAGATATTTAAGGCAAACAAGTTGGATCCACATAATGCAAAAATGACGGGATTTGCTTTGTCAACGGCTATGCCAATATTTGAACTGACTGAATTCTTTAAGTCCGCAAGTATCAAAATAAATGATTTTGACGCTTTAATCTGTGGTAGCGGCAGTGAAGTGTACTATCCAGGTACTTATACTGAAGATAATGGAAAGCTTTATCCTGATCCAGATTACGCATCACATATTGACTATCGGTGGGGTTCGGATGGTTTAAAGAAAACAATTTGGAAACTAATGAATTCATCTGAAGATGCGAATTCAGGACCTTCTTCCATTGCTATAGAACACGATGCCAAGTCAAGCAATCCCCACTGCCTTTCATACTTGATAAAGGATCCTAGCTTG GCGAAAAAAGTGGACGACATGAGGCAAAAACTAAGAATGAGAGGTCTCCGATGCCACTTAATGTATTGCAGAAATTCCACGAGAATGCAAGTTGTTCCACTTCTTGCATCTCGTTCTCAGGCTCTACG GTATCTTTTTGTTCGGTGGCGATTAAACGTGGCAAACATGTTTGTGATTCTTGGTGAAACCGGAGACACGGATTATGAAGAATTGATTGCCGGGACGCACAAGACCATGATAATGAAAGGGGCCGTGGAAAAAGGTTCAGAAGAATTGCTAAGATCTGCAGGAGGTTACCTAAGAGATGATATAGTTCCAGTCGACAGCCCACTTATAGCTTACGTAAGTGGAGGGGCGAAGGCTGAAGAATTAGCTAAGGCATTGACATCGAACTCTAAAGCAGGTGGAATGTAA